The following are encoded together in the Methanosarcina flavescens genome:
- a CDS encoding DUF5350 domain-containing protein, whose product MGKTGSIEWVKVKGRKGRVIKVPKSNAQKAHPGPAQRFTSSGHKRRFIRRSPKALVK is encoded by the coding sequence ATGGGCAAAACCGGCAGCATTGAATGGGTAAAGGTAAAAGGCAGAAAAGGCAGAGTAATTAAGGTCCCGAAATCAAATGCTCAAAAAGCACACCCAGGACCTGCACAGCGATTTACTTCTTCTGGTCATAAGAGGCGCTTTATCAGAAGATCTCCAAAAGCCCTTGTAAAGTGA